In the genome of Rhodoferax sp. BAB1, one region contains:
- the ttdA gene encoding L(+)-tartrate dehydratase subunit alpha → MDKQAAAADLTHLMSKFTSYIGKRLPTDVTQKLGELRAKEVNFLAKEVYESMRLNQEAADKLDRPSCQDTGVIQYFLTAGANFPLLGELEGILLGATEGATRDGPLRHNAVETFVEKNTGTNTGTKIPWLDWEIVPNDDSVTIDVYMAGGGCTLPGAAKVLMPGQGYEGVAEFVFDVITSRGVNACPPLLVGVGVSTSAETAARLSKKAILRPVTSHHSNDNAALMEELMTEGLNELGLGPQGLTGNASVMGVNIESSARHPSTIGVAVSTGCWAHRRGKIRIKADMSYEVISHEGFKL, encoded by the coding sequence ATGGACAAACAAGCAGCCGCCGCCGACCTGACCCACCTGATGTCGAAGTTCACTTCGTACATCGGCAAGCGGCTCCCCACCGATGTGACCCAGAAGCTGGGGGAACTGCGCGCGAAGGAGGTGAACTTCCTGGCCAAGGAAGTCTACGAATCGATGCGCCTGAACCAGGAGGCCGCCGACAAACTGGACCGTCCCAGCTGCCAGGACACCGGTGTGATCCAGTATTTCCTGACGGCCGGCGCGAACTTCCCCCTGCTGGGTGAGCTGGAGGGCATCCTGCTGGGCGCCACCGAAGGCGCCACCAGGGACGGCCCGCTGCGCCACAACGCGGTGGAGACCTTCGTCGAGAAGAACACCGGCACCAACACCGGCACCAAGATCCCGTGGCTGGACTGGGAAATCGTCCCCAACGACGACAGCGTCACCATCGACGTCTACATGGCCGGCGGCGGCTGCACGCTGCCGGGCGCCGCCAAGGTGCTGATGCCGGGCCAGGGTTACGAGGGCGTGGCCGAGTTCGTGTTCGACGTCATCACCTCGCGCGGCGTCAATGCCTGCCCGCCGCTGCTGGTGGGCGTGGGGGTGTCGACCTCGGCCGAGACCGCGGCGCGCCTGTCGAAAAAGGCCATCCTGCGGCCGGTGACTTCGCACCACAGCAACGACAACGCCGCCCTGATGGAAGAGCTGATGACCGAGGGCCTGAACGAGCTGGGCCTGGGCCCGCAGGGCCTGACCGGCAACGCCAGCGTGATGGGGGTGAACATCGAATCGTCAGCCCGTCACCCTTCCACCATCGGCGTGGCGGTCTCCACCGGCTGCTGGGCACACCGCCGCGGCAAGATCAGGATCAAGGCCGACATGTCTTACGAAGTCATCTCGCACGAAGGATTCAAGCTGTGA
- a CDS encoding LysR family transcriptional regulator: MSKLINPADIEFFLALATACSISKTAREQGITPAAVSRHLSLMESRLGVPLFNRTTRSMSLTPEGEVYLDHARKIVGNISEMEDQLLGSTVAPQGLLRVNATLGFGRSHIAPLISDFVRKYPKVDIQLQLSVNPPPSGDDAYDICFRFGNPPDSRSVARFIAANRRVVVASPMYLKKHGEPKTPGDLTQHNCIGIRQGDEAYGVWRFSTTKGKGKTEATQNVRIRGNLTTNDGGIAVNWALDGHGILLRAEWDVKKYLASGRLVQLFPRYNSPDADIYAVYAQQHRTSLRVKTFLDFVVAASRAS, encoded by the coding sequence ATGAGCAAGCTGATCAACCCGGCCGACATCGAGTTCTTCCTCGCCCTGGCCACCGCCTGCTCCATCAGCAAGACGGCGCGCGAGCAGGGCATCACCCCGGCGGCCGTCAGCCGGCACCTGTCGCTCATGGAGTCGCGTCTGGGTGTGCCGCTGTTCAACCGGACCACCCGCAGCATGAGCCTCACCCCGGAAGGCGAGGTCTACCTGGATCACGCGCGCAAGATCGTGGGCAACATCAGCGAGATGGAGGACCAGCTGCTGGGCTCCACCGTCGCACCCCAGGGCCTGCTGCGGGTGAACGCAACACTGGGCTTCGGGCGCAGCCACATTGCCCCCCTGATTTCCGACTTCGTCCGGAAATACCCCAAGGTGGACATCCAGCTGCAGCTGTCGGTCAACCCGCCACCCAGCGGCGACGACGCCTACGACATCTGCTTCCGGTTCGGTAACCCGCCGGACTCCCGCTCCGTCGCCAGGTTCATTGCCGCCAATCGCAGGGTCGTCGTCGCGTCCCCCATGTACCTGAAGAAACACGGGGAACCCAAGACACCCGGCGATCTCACCCAGCACAACTGCATCGGCATACGCCAGGGTGATGAAGCGTATGGCGTGTGGCGTTTCTCGACGACCAAAGGCAAGGGCAAGACCGAGGCCACGCAGAACGTCAGGATACGGGGCAACCTGACCACCAATGACGGTGGCATTGCCGTCAACTGGGCGCTGGACGGCCACGGCATCCTGCTGCGGGCCGAGTGGGACGTCAAGAAATACCTGGCTTCGGGTCGTCTGGTTCAGCTCTTCCCCCGCTACAACAGCCCGGATGCCGACATCTATGCCGTCTACGCCCAGCAGCATCGAACGTCCTTGCGGGTCAAGACCTTTCTGGACTTTGTGGTTGCGGCGTCCCGGGCTTCGTAG
- a CDS encoding helix-turn-helix domain-containing protein, whose product MKIALNNLPELASLLESERKRQKLTRAQAAAVCNVSPSFIRDAETQPERCTLGKLAQLVNGLGLLMSITSRHESERGTDVLRPGFAEARATDELRQSPGGGIINSARQRSGKEK is encoded by the coding sequence ATGAAGATAGCACTGAACAACCTCCCAGAGCTGGCGAGCCTGCTGGAAAGCGAGCGCAAGCGCCAGAAGCTGACGCGGGCGCAGGCTGCGGCTGTATGCAATGTGAGCCCCTCCTTCATCCGGGATGCGGAGACGCAACCGGAGCGTTGTACCCTAGGCAAGCTGGCGCAACTGGTCAACGGGCTGGGGTTGTTGATGAGCATCACGAGCCGTCATGAGAGCGAACGTGGCACTGATGTGTTGAGGCCGGGCTTTGCGGAAGCTCGTGCAACAGATGAGCTAAGACAGTCTCCAGGCGGCGGGATCATCAACAGCGCGCGGCAACGCAGCGGGAAAGAGAAATGA
- a CDS encoding nitrate reductase subunit alpha gives MSHFLDKLSYFSQPRESFSKDHGVTTGEDRTWEDAYRDRWAHDKIVRSTHGVNCTGSCSWKIYVKGGIVTWETQQTDYPRTRWDMPNHEPRGCARGASYSWYLYSANRVKYPMVRGRLLKLWREARLKYGPVEAWSSIAQDNAKRKEYQSVRGLGGFVRSSWDEVNEMIAAANIYTVKKHGPDRVIGFSPIPAMSMVSYAAGSRYLSLLGGVCMSFYDWYCDLPPASPQIWGEQTDVPESADWYNSTYIIAWGSNVPQTRTPDAHFFTEVRYKGAKTVAVTPDYAEISKLADIWMHPKQGTDAAMAMAMGHVIMKEFYFDKPSAYFDDYARRYTDLPMLVMLKEQKTPNGETVLVPDRYVRASDFNGKLGQANNPEWKTVAINEDGKVVCPKGAIGFRWGPDGRADAGQWNLEAKEARHGNDVKLKLSALEGGQKTETAKIGFPYFGGIEHEHFPNNTTGAAASNVLLRTVPVTRISLGKEGEKREALVATVFDLQAANYGIARGLPGELAAKSFDDDTPYTPAWQEKITGVPRQQLITVARQFADNADKTKGKSMVIIGAAMNHWYHSDMNYRGIINMLMMCGCIGQSGGGWAHYVGQEKLRPQTGWTALAFALDWIRPPRQMNSTSFFYAHTDQWRYEKLTMGEVISPLADKKQFGGSMIDYNVRAERMGWLPSAPQLQTNPMQVVRDAAAAGMDPKDYTVKGLKDGTLKMSCEDPDHPANWPRNMFVWRSNLLGSSGKGHEYFLKHLLGTSHGVQGKDLGKDEAKPEEVVWHEQAPEGKLDLLVTLDFRMSTTCLYSDIVLPTATWYEKNDLNTSDMHPFIHPLSTAVDPAWQSRSDWDIYKGFAKKFSELCVGHLGVEREMVLSPLMHDSPAELAQPFGVQDWKKGEIDLIPGKTAPNMAVVERDYPNLYKRFTALGPLMNKVGNGGKGIAWNTQDEVKQLGELNGVVTAEGATCGMPKIETDIDACEVVLQLAPETNGHVAVKAWGALSKQTGRDHTHLALHREDEKIRFRDIQAQPRKIISSPTWSGIESETVSYNAGYTNVHELIPWRTLTGRQQFYLDHPWMTAFGENLSSYKPPVDLKTTAGIHGIKPNGNTEILLNFITPHQKWGIHSTYSDNLMMLTLNRGGPVIWLSEDDAKSAGIVDNDWVELFNINGAIAARAVVSQRVNNGMVMMYHAQEKIINTPGSEITGARGGIHNSVTRIVLKPTHMIGGYAQFSYGFNYYGTIGTNRDEFVVVRKMNKVDWLDTPAAASAPAGAHA, from the coding sequence ATGAGCCATTTTCTCGACAAACTGAGCTACTTCTCCCAACCCCGCGAGTCCTTCTCCAAGGACCACGGCGTCACCACCGGTGAAGACCGCACCTGGGAAGACGCCTACCGCGACCGCTGGGCCCACGACAAGATCGTGCGTTCCACCCACGGCGTGAACTGCACGGGCTCCTGCTCGTGGAAGATCTACGTCAAGGGCGGCATCGTCACCTGGGAAACCCAGCAGACCGACTACCCGCGCACCCGCTGGGACATGCCCAACCACGAGCCGCGCGGCTGCGCCCGCGGCGCCAGCTACAGCTGGTACCTGTATTCCGCCAACCGCGTGAAGTACCCCATGGTGCGCGGCCGCCTGCTCAAGCTCTGGCGCGAGGCCCGCCTGAAGTACGGCCCGGTGGAAGCCTGGTCTTCGATCGCCCAGGACAACGCCAAACGCAAGGAATACCAGAGCGTGCGCGGCCTGGGTGGATTCGTGCGCTCGAGCTGGGACGAAGTCAACGAGATGATCGCCGCGGCGAACATCTACACCGTCAAGAAACACGGCCCGGACCGCGTGATCGGCTTCTCGCCGATTCCCGCCATGTCCATGGTCAGCTACGCCGCCGGCAGCCGCTACCTGAGCCTGCTGGGTGGCGTGTGCATGAGCTTCTACGACTGGTACTGCGACCTGCCACCGGCTTCTCCCCAGATCTGGGGCGAGCAGACCGACGTGCCCGAGTCGGCCGACTGGTACAACTCCACCTACATCATCGCCTGGGGCAGCAACGTGCCGCAGACGCGCACCCCCGACGCCCACTTCTTCACCGAGGTGCGCTACAAGGGCGCCAAGACCGTGGCGGTGACGCCGGACTACGCCGAGATCTCCAAGCTGGCCGACATCTGGATGCACCCCAAGCAGGGAACGGATGCGGCCATGGCCATGGCCATGGGCCACGTCATCATGAAGGAGTTCTACTTCGACAAGCCCAGCGCCTACTTCGACGACTACGCCCGCCGTTACACCGACCTGCCCATGCTGGTCATGCTCAAGGAGCAGAAGACCCCGAACGGCGAGACCGTGCTGGTACCCGACCGCTACGTGCGCGCCAGCGACTTCAACGGCAAGCTGGGCCAGGCCAACAACCCCGAGTGGAAGACCGTGGCCATCAACGAAGACGGCAAGGTGGTCTGCCCCAAGGGCGCCATCGGCTTCCGCTGGGGCCCGGACGGCCGTGCCGATGCCGGCCAGTGGAACCTGGAGGCCAAGGAAGCGCGCCACGGCAACGACGTGAAGCTCAAGCTCTCCGCCCTGGAAGGCGGCCAGAAGACAGAGACCGCGAAGATCGGCTTCCCCTACTTCGGCGGCATCGAGCACGAGCACTTCCCCAACAACACCACGGGCGCCGCGGCCAGCAACGTGCTGCTGCGCACCGTGCCGGTGACCCGCATCTCCCTGGGCAAGGAAGGCGAGAAGCGCGAAGCCCTGGTGGCCACCGTGTTCGACCTGCAGGCGGCCAACTACGGCATCGCCCGCGGCCTGCCCGGCGAGCTGGCGGCGAAGAGCTTTGACGACGACACCCCCTACACCCCGGCCTGGCAGGAAAAGATCACCGGTGTGCCGCGCCAGCAGCTCATCACCGTGGCGCGCCAGTTCGCCGACAACGCCGACAAGACCAAGGGCAAGTCCATGGTCATCATCGGCGCGGCCATGAACCACTGGTACCACAGCGACATGAACTACCGCGGCATCATCAACATGCTGATGATGTGCGGCTGCATCGGCCAATCGGGCGGCGGCTGGGCGCACTACGTGGGCCAGGAAAAACTGCGCCCGCAGACCGGCTGGACCGCGCTGGCCTTCGCGCTGGACTGGATCCGCCCGCCGCGCCAGATGAACAGCACCAGCTTCTTCTACGCCCACACCGACCAGTGGCGCTACGAGAAGCTGACCATGGGCGAGGTGATCTCGCCGCTGGCCGACAAGAAGCAGTTTGGCGGCAGCATGATCGACTACAACGTGCGCGCCGAGCGCATGGGCTGGCTGCCCAGCGCCCCGCAGCTGCAGACCAACCCCATGCAGGTGGTCAGGGACGCGGCCGCCGCCGGCATGGACCCCAAGGACTACACGGTCAAGGGCCTGAAGGACGGCACGCTCAAGATGAGCTGCGAGGACCCGGACCACCCGGCCAACTGGCCGCGCAACATGTTCGTCTGGCGTTCCAACCTGCTGGGCTCCAGCGGCAAGGGCCATGAGTACTTCCTCAAGCACCTGCTGGGCACCAGCCACGGCGTGCAGGGCAAGGACCTCGGCAAGGACGAGGCCAAGCCCGAGGAAGTGGTGTGGCACGAGCAGGCCCCGGAGGGCAAGCTGGACCTGCTGGTCACGCTGGACTTCCGCATGAGCACGACCTGCCTGTATTCGGACATCGTGCTGCCCACCGCCACCTGGTACGAGAAGAACGACCTCAACACCAGCGACATGCACCCCTTCATCCACCCGCTGTCCACCGCCGTGGACCCGGCCTGGCAGAGCAGGAGCGACTGGGACATCTACAAGGGTTTCGCGAAGAAGTTCAGCGAGCTCTGCGTGGGCCACCTGGGCGTGGAGCGCGAGATGGTTCTCAGCCCGCTGATGCACGACAGCCCGGCCGAACTGGCCCAGCCTTTCGGCGTGCAGGACTGGAAAAAGGGTGAGATCGACCTGATCCCCGGCAAGACCGCGCCCAACATGGCCGTGGTGGAGAGGGACTACCCCAACCTCTACAAGCGCTTCACGGCCCTGGGGCCGCTGATGAACAAGGTGGGCAACGGCGGCAAGGGCATCGCCTGGAACACGCAGGACGAGGTGAAGCAGCTGGGCGAACTCAACGGCGTGGTCACGGCCGAGGGCGCCACCTGCGGCATGCCGAAGATCGAGACCGACATCGACGCCTGCGAGGTGGTGCTGCAGCTGGCCCCCGAGACCAACGGCCACGTGGCCGTCAAGGCCTGGGGCGCCCTGAGCAAGCAGACCGGACGCGATCACACCCACCTGGCCCTGCACCGCGAAGACGAGAAGATCCGTTTCCGCGACATCCAGGCCCAGCCGCGCAAGATCATCTCCAGCCCGACCTGGAGCGGCATCGAGAGCGAGACCGTGTCCTACAACGCCGGCTACACCAACGTGCACGAACTCATACCGTGGCGCACCCTGACCGGCCGCCAGCAGTTCTACCTGGACCACCCCTGGATGACGGCCTTCGGGGAAAACCTGTCCAGCTACAAGCCGCCCGTGGACCTGAAGACCACGGCCGGCATCCACGGCATCAAGCCCAACGGGAACACCGAGATCCTGCTGAACTTCATCACGCCGCACCAGAAGTGGGGGATCCACTCCACCTACAGCGACAACCTGATGATGCTCACGCTGAATCGCGGCGGCCCGGTGATCTGGCTCAGCGAGGACGACGCCAAGAGCGCCGGCATCGTGGACAACGACTGGGTCGAGCTGTTCAACATCAACGGCGCCATCGCGGCACGCGCGGTGGTGAGCCAGCGGGTGAACAACGGCATGGTCATGATGTACCACGCGCAGGAGAAGATCATCAACACCCCGGGTTCGGAGATCACGGGCGCACGCGGCGGCATCCACAACTCGGTGACGCGCATCGTGCTGAAACCCACGCACATGATCGGCGGTTACGCCCAGTTCAGCTACGGCTTCAACTACTACGGGACCATCGGCACCAACCGCGACGAGTTCGTCGTGGTGCGCAAGATGAACAAGGTGGACTGGCTGGACACCCCGGCTGCCGCCTCCGCCCCTGCCGGCGCACACGCTTAA
- a CDS encoding MFS transporter, protein MNTNTRESGATITDWRPEDEKFWESTGKKIAYRNLWISVPALLCGFAIWGMWGIITVQMLNLGFPFTQAELFTLTAIAGLAGATMRIPASFLIRLAGGRNTIFLTTAMLLAPAIGTGIALQHKDWPLWAFQLMALWSGVGGGNFASSMSNIGTFFPKRLQGTALGLNAGLGNFGVTTMQIVIPLVMTVSIFGTIGGESMTLVKDSGWIFGKIAAGTPTFIQNAGFAWLLSLVPLSILCWFGMNNLKTVTPGVDNSVGSTISAFIKIVWLYTLSFLPAGVGLYLYLPAPTGLGLLNMWLAMPLIIISTLLVMKLTAFGTMKENIDKQFAIFKDKHTWSMTALYIVTFGSFIGFSMALPLSITVIFGSTHMFDVATNAWVHAKNPNAPSALTYAWIGPFVGAAVRPIGGWISDKVGGSIVTQIISAVMVVASGAVGYVMLQAYQSATPEQYFPAFIGLFIVLFFATGIGNGSTFRTIAVIFDRSQAGPVLGWTSAIAAYGAFVAPVVIGAQIKAGTPQYAMYGFAVFYALCLVLNWWFYLRANAYVKNP, encoded by the coding sequence ATGAACACCAACACCAGGGAATCGGGTGCCACCATCACCGACTGGCGCCCCGAGGACGAAAAGTTCTGGGAAAGCACGGGCAAGAAGATCGCCTACCGCAACCTCTGGATCTCGGTGCCGGCCCTGCTCTGCGGCTTCGCCATCTGGGGCATGTGGGGCATCATCACCGTGCAGATGCTCAACCTGGGCTTCCCCTTCACCCAGGCCGAACTCTTCACGCTGACCGCCATCGCGGGCCTGGCCGGCGCCACCATGCGCATCCCCGCCAGTTTCCTGATCCGCCTGGCCGGCGGTCGCAACACCATCTTCCTGACCACCGCCATGCTGCTGGCCCCGGCCATCGGCACCGGCATCGCCCTGCAACATAAAGACTGGCCGCTGTGGGCCTTCCAGCTCATGGCCCTGTGGTCGGGTGTGGGCGGCGGCAATTTCGCCAGCTCCATGTCCAACATCGGCACCTTCTTCCCCAAGCGCCTGCAGGGCACGGCGCTGGGTCTGAACGCCGGCCTGGGCAACTTCGGCGTGACCACCATGCAGATCGTGATCCCGCTGGTGATGACGGTGAGCATCTTCGGCACCATCGGCGGCGAATCGATGACGCTGGTGAAGGACAGCGGCTGGATCTTCGGCAAGATCGCCGCGGGCACGCCCACCTTCATCCAGAACGCAGGTTTCGCCTGGCTGCTCTCGCTGGTGCCGCTGTCCATCCTGTGCTGGTTCGGCATGAACAACCTGAAGACGGTCACGCCGGGCGTGGACAACAGCGTCGGCAGCACGATCAGCGCCTTCATCAAGATCGTCTGGCTCTACACCCTGTCCTTCCTGCCGGCCGGTGTGGGCCTCTACCTCTACCTGCCCGCGCCCACCGGCCTGGGCCTGCTGAACATGTGGCTGGCCATGCCGCTGATCATCATCAGCACCCTGCTGGTCATGAAGCTCACGGCCTTCGGCACCATGAAGGAGAACATCGACAAGCAGTTCGCCATCTTCAAGGACAAGCACACCTGGTCCATGACGGCGCTGTACATCGTGACCTTCGGCAGCTTCATCGGCTTCTCCATGGCGCTGCCCCTGTCTATCACCGTGATCTTCGGCAGCACGCACATGTTCGACGTGGCCACCAACGCCTGGGTCCATGCCAAGAACCCCAACGCCCCCAGCGCCCTGACCTACGCCTGGATCGGCCCCTTCGTCGGCGCCGCGGTGCGCCCCATCGGCGGCTGGATCTCGGACAAGGTGGGCGGCTCCATCGTCACGCAGATCATCTCGGCCGTGATGGTGGTGGCCTCGGGCGCCGTGGGTTACGTGATGCTGCAGGCCTACCAGTCGGCCACGCCCGAGCAGTATTTCCCGGCCTTCATCGGCCTGTTCATCGTGCTGTTCTTTGCCACCGGCATCGGCAACGGCTCGACCTTCCGCACCATCGCCGTCATCTTCGACCGCAGCCAGGCCGGCCCGGTGCTGGGCTGGACCTCGGCCATCGCCGCCTACGGCGCCTTCGTGGCCCCGGTGGTGATCGGCGCCCAGATCAAGGCCGGCACGCCGCAGTACGCCATGTACGGCTTCGCCGTCTTCTACGCCCTGTGCCTGGTGCTGAACTGGTGGTTCTACCTGCGCGCGAATGCCTACGTGAAGAACCCCTGA
- a CDS encoding nitrate/nitrite transporter — protein sequence MDRNRQALSVLIVSTLAFTVCFMVWMMFGVIGIPIKKALNLNATEFGLLTATPVLTGSLIRVPLGIWTDKYGGRIVMAILMAATVPAIWLMAYATAYWHFLVIGLFVGLAGGSFSVGTPYVARWYPKNRQGFAMGVYGAGNSGAAVNKFIAPALVVAFGWTMVPQVYAAIMLGTVVVFWLFSHSDPAHLVPSNVKFSDQLKALKDPKVIKYCQYYSIVFGGYVALSLWMVQYYVGEYGLDIRAAALLAACFSLPGGVLRAVGGWLSDKYGAHSVTWWVMWVSWICLFLLSYPQFDFTVTTIEGPKTFHFGLNVYAFTGLMFILGIAWAFGKASVFKYISDDYPTNIGTISGIVGLAGGLGGFVLPILFGVLLDLTGIRSSAFMLMYGVVWVSLIWMYWTEVRRTQVMGSQATAFSLKG from the coding sequence ATGGACAGAAACAGACAAGCGCTCTCGGTGCTGATCGTCAGCACGCTGGCCTTCACCGTGTGTTTCATGGTGTGGATGATGTTCGGCGTGATCGGCATCCCGATCAAGAAGGCGCTCAACCTCAACGCCACCGAATTCGGTCTGCTCACGGCCACCCCGGTGCTCACCGGCTCGCTGATCCGCGTGCCGCTGGGCATCTGGACCGACAAGTACGGCGGGCGCATCGTCATGGCCATCCTGATGGCCGCCACCGTGCCGGCCATCTGGCTCATGGCCTACGCCACCGCCTACTGGCACTTCCTGGTGATCGGCCTCTTCGTGGGCCTGGCCGGCGGCTCCTTCTCGGTGGGCACGCCCTACGTGGCGCGCTGGTACCCCAAGAACCGCCAGGGTTTTGCCATGGGCGTGTACGGCGCCGGCAACTCGGGCGCGGCGGTCAACAAGTTCATCGCGCCCGCGCTGGTAGTGGCCTTCGGCTGGACCATGGTGCCGCAGGTCTACGCGGCCATCATGCTGGGTACGGTCGTCGTGTTCTGGCTGTTCAGCCACAGCGACCCGGCCCACCTGGTGCCGAGCAACGTGAAGTTCAGCGACCAGCTCAAGGCCCTGAAGGACCCCAAGGTCATCAAGTACTGCCAGTACTACAGCATCGTCTTCGGCGGCTACGTCGCGCTCTCGCTGTGGATGGTGCAGTACTACGTGGGTGAATACGGCCTGGACATCCGCGCCGCGGCCCTGCTGGCGGCCTGCTTCTCGCTGCCCGGCGGCGTGCTGCGTGCGGTGGGCGGCTGGCTCAGCGACAAGTACGGCGCGCACAGCGTGACCTGGTGGGTCATGTGGGTGAGCTGGATCTGCCTGTTCCTGCTGAGCTACCCGCAGTTCGACTTCACCGTCACCACCATCGAAGGCCCCAAGACCTTCCATTTCGGCCTCAACGTCTACGCCTTCACCGGCCTGATGTTCATCCTGGGCATCGCTTGGGCCTTCGGCAAGGCCAGCGTGTTCAAGTACATCAGCGACGACTACCCGACCAATATCGGCACCATCAGCGGCATCGTCGGCCTGGCCGGCGGCCTGGGCGGTTTCGTGCTGCCCATCCTGTTCGGCGTGCTGCTCGACCTGACCGGCATCCGCTCCAGCGCCTTCATGCTGATGTACGGCGTGGTCTGGGTCTCGCTGATCTGGATGTACTGGACCGAAGTGCGCCGCACCCAGGTCATGGGCTCGCAGGCCACCGCTTTCAGCCTCAAGGGCTGA
- the ttdB gene encoding L(+)-tartrate dehydratase subunit beta, protein MKKILTTPIRDEDLESLNIGDVVYLTGTLVTCRDVAHRRLIELGRELPVDLKGGAIFHAGPIVRQKEDGEYEMVSIGPTTSMRMEKFEKEFIKQTGVKLIVGKGGMGPETQEGCVENKAVHAIFPGGCAVLAATKVEKIEAAEWKDLGMPETLWVNRVREFGPLIISIDTKGKNLIEENKAIFNQKKKPILERINAQIRFIK, encoded by the coding sequence GTGAAAAAGATACTCACCACCCCCATCAGGGACGAAGACCTGGAGTCGCTGAACATCGGCGACGTGGTCTACCTGACCGGGACCTTGGTCACCTGCCGTGACGTGGCGCACCGCCGCCTGATCGAACTCGGCCGCGAGCTGCCGGTGGACCTCAAGGGCGGTGCCATCTTTCATGCCGGGCCGATTGTTCGCCAGAAGGAAGACGGCGAGTACGAGATGGTCTCCATCGGACCGACCACCAGCATGCGCATGGAGAAGTTCGAGAAGGAATTCATCAAGCAGACCGGCGTGAAGCTGATCGTGGGCAAGGGCGGCATGGGACCGGAGACCCAGGAAGGCTGCGTCGAGAACAAGGCGGTACATGCCATCTTCCCGGGCGGTTGCGCTGTGCTGGCAGCTACCAAGGTGGAGAAGATCGAAGCGGCCGAGTGGAAAGACCTGGGCATGCCCGAGACCCTGTGGGTCAACCGCGTCCGGGAGTTCGGCCCGCTGATCATCTCGATCGACACCAAAGGCAAGAACCTGATCGAGGAGAACAAAGCGATCTTCAATCAGAAGAAGAAGCCCATCCTGGAGCGCATCAACGCCCAGATCCGTTTCATCAAGTAA
- a CDS encoding tripartite tricarboxylate transporter substrate binding protein: MAHKFTHHVLAAVLCGATGFASAQAWPSKNVTIVVPFPAGGTTDVLARAVSTKLSAAIGQPVIVENKPGAGATLGAAAVAKASADGHTLLMGAVHHTVATSFYKNLSYSFEKDFAPITTVALVPNVLVVSAKAPYSSVNDLVAAGKASPEKLSYGSNGNGTAQHMIGTQFQIETGAKVLHVPYKGSAPLTTDLLGGQVDMSFDTITPVLPFIKDGKLKALAVTTAKRSSTLPDVPTLQEAGIPNIAIGTWFGLLAPAATPRNVVARLNTEVVKIINSPEFRKQMQDIGAEPVGNKPEEMARQIKEETEKFAQLVKAGKVTLD, from the coding sequence ATGGCGCACAAGTTCACCCACCACGTTCTGGCAGCCGTCCTGTGCGGCGCCACCGGATTCGCCTCGGCACAAGCCTGGCCCAGCAAGAACGTCACGATCGTGGTTCCCTTCCCTGCAGGCGGAACGACGGATGTGCTGGCGCGCGCCGTGTCGACCAAGCTGTCGGCCGCCATCGGCCAGCCTGTGATCGTCGAGAACAAGCCCGGTGCCGGCGCCACCCTGGGCGCGGCCGCTGTGGCCAAGGCCTCCGCTGACGGGCACACCTTGCTGATGGGCGCCGTCCATCACACCGTGGCCACCAGCTTCTACAAGAACCTGTCGTACAGCTTTGAAAAAGACTTTGCCCCCATCACGACTGTGGCGCTGGTGCCCAACGTGCTGGTGGTGAGTGCCAAGGCGCCTTACAGCAGCGTGAATGATCTGGTAGCCGCCGGCAAGGCATCGCCGGAGAAGCTGTCCTATGGCTCCAACGGCAACGGCACGGCGCAGCACATGATCGGCACCCAGTTCCAGATCGAGACCGGTGCCAAGGTTCTGCACGTGCCCTACAAGGGCAGTGCTCCGCTGACCACCGACCTGCTGGGCGGCCAGGTGGACATGTCCTTCGACACCATCACGCCGGTCCTCCCCTTCATCAAGGACGGCAAGCTCAAGGCCCTGGCGGTGACCACCGCCAAGCGTTCATCCACCCTGCCCGATGTGCCCACCTTGCAGGAGGCCGGCATTCCCAACATCGCGATCGGCACCTGGTTTGGCCTGCTGGCGCCGGCCGCAACACCCAGGAACGTGGTGGCACGGCTGAACACCGAGGTGGTGAAGATCATCAACTCGCCCGAGTTCAGGAAGCAGATGCAGGACATCGGCGCCGAGCCCGTCGGCAACAAGCCCGAAGAGATGGCGCGGCAGATCAAGGAAGAGACCGAGAAGTTTGCCCAGCTGGTCAAGGCCGGCAAGGTCACCCTGGACTGA